TCCTTCTGTTTTGATTACAACAGCAGGAGAACCTGATACATGGGCATGGAAGAAAATATCCTTTTTCTGGAGGTATTTTTTCACGATATCCTCGTTGCTCTGGGCATCCCTTCCCCCGATAACAAGGAACCCATCTGATGAGAAAAACCACCTGAACTGCTCAAACCACTTTTGTTTTGGTTTCTGGATATTCTTACTGGTTTTGGGAGCTTCTTTTTTTCCTGCCAATTTCTTTGTATCTTCTATCGCGGCAAGAGCGCCTTTTATCTTACCCGATAATTTTTTTGATTTATCGTAATAAACCTGGGAATTCTGTGTTACAGTGAGACGTACATCGAGTTCTACTTCCTCATTATCCAGCAGCACATTGATCAGGCCTTTTCCCGGGTTAATGGATTTGATCACTTTTGCTTCAGGAATATCCGATTTTTTTAATATGTTCTTTATATCATCCCATGAATACCCTTTCTCCCTGGCATTATTGATGACCTTCAGGATCCCATCGCAGGTCTGGTAATGCGCATAAATCAATTCTCCTTTATGAACAAGCTTTTGCTCATCTTCCCTGAATTTTGCGAGCGCAAGTATCTGTTTCTGGAGTCGGTATTCGTATGAACTAGTTTTTTCTTCCTTTGCTGCTTTTACAACTTTAATGGCTTCGTTTTTCTTTTTTGCCTCGCTGCTGAAATATTCATCAAGTGCCTCATTAAAAGTACTAAAAGATATTTTCTCGTTTTTCTCGTAAACGGAAATAGGGAAAGGAAGCACGTCTATTTTTACCCCATCTTTCAGGATTATCTGCGGTTTAAGCTCTGTGTTTAGCGGTTTGAAAACATCCTGTAACGCATTTTGTAATGAAGACAGGTCTTTTATGTCCTTCGCCGGGGTATTTTTTGAGATGCCGGCGCGGATGCAAAGCTCTTCTGCGTACTGGCCTCCGATGTTCATTTTTGTTGCCACTGTACGAACGATGTCTGCATCGGAATGTGCGAACATCTCTTTTAGCTGGTCTTCTGTTGCAGTAATTGGACTGATCTGTGCCTGCGGCAGCTCATAAGGTTCGCCACCCCGGACTTTCCTGTCCCTGAAGCTTATGGATTTTAATGGCAGTATTATCTGCTTTTCAGAATTTAATAAAACGATATTTCCTCTGGAAAATAGTTCTATTATGAGGATGGTCTTATCCTCGCCGCGCTGGATATGCATCTCAATTATCCTGTCAAAATCATACTGCGAAACATCTGTAATCCTGCCCCCGGTCAGGTGTTTCCGGAGAAGCATCGGGAATGACTGCGGGAACTTAGGAGCAATTTCGGGATATTTCGTTAGATGAAAGCGTTTTCCTGCTTCAATGACAAGATTTGTTCTCCCTTCTTTGAAAATATGTAGCCCGATCCTGATCTCATCCGGTGAATGCTGGTATATTTTTGTGATCTTGGCATCAAGAAGGCGGGGATGCAATTCCCTTACCAGTGCTGCAACGTCCACACTTGACATTTCCTGTTTCATGTAAGGGGGCTATATGAAGGGGATGTTAATTTAAGCTTGTCATCAAAAATCTGCGGATTTTTGATGTTTGTTGGGGCAATGACTACAGGTGCATTTTCTTTATCTGATCTTTTGCTTTTCGGGCTTCATTTTCAAGTCCGATTTTCTCAAATATTTCGAGAGCTTTTTGTGTTGATTCAATTGCTTCTTCTTTTTTGCCCATCTGTGAATAAAGCAAACCCATCTGCGCAAAGGTATAGGCTAAACCGTGCAGGTCGCCGATTTTTTTATATACCTCTGTCGACTGGTTGTATTTCTCAAAAGCTTCATTGTATTCACCTTTATCTTGGTGAATCATTGCAATCATGTGGAGTGTTTGCGCTATACCTCGCTGGTCGCCGAGTTTTTTATCAATCTCCATAGACTGTTTGTACTCCTCAAGCGCCTCATCGTATTCACCTTTAATCTTGTGAATCGTTGCGATGTTGTGGAGTGTTTGGGCTATGCCCCGCTGATTGCCGAGTTTTTTATTAATCTCCATTGACTGTCTGTATTTCTCAAGCGCCTCATCATACTCCCCTTTTTTCTGGTGAATTACTGCAATGTTGTGGAGTGTTTGGGCTATCCCCCGCTGATCGCCGAGTTTTTTATCAATCTCCATAGACTGGTTGTATTTCTCAAGCGCCTCATTGTATTCACCTTTAGTCTGGTGAATCAATGCGATGTTGTTGAGTGCCAGCGCTAAACCTTCATGGTCACCGAATTTTTCGATTATCTCCATTAACTGTTTGTACGTCTCAAGCGCTTCATCGTACTCACATTTATTCGCAAGAATTACTGCGATGTTGTTGAGATTAGCCGCTATGCCTTGTTGGTCGCCGAGTTTTTCATCAATCTCCAAAGACTGCTTGTACTTCTCAAGGGCCTCATCATATTCTCCCCTCAAATAATGAATCATACCTAATTTCAAATACCAATCTGCAAATTTATAATCATCAACGATATTTTTATTTTTGTATTCTTCCAGTAGCTCTGAGTACTGCTTATATCGCTCATTTAATTCATCAACTGTCAGGTTTTCAAGCTCACTTTCAACAATCCTTTCTGTTTTTTCAAAAGGTTGAGTTGCTTTCTCCATCCTGAACTCAAAAACGGTAGTTCGCCAGCTCCAGAAATCCGGCGCCTCTATAGCGATTTTGCTTAATGTTGCTTCATTTGACCATATGATAACAGGCTGGTTAATGTTGGAAAATTCCTCCCTCATTATATTCAGTTTTGTTAAAAATGCAGATTTACCGGATGAAGTAACAGCTTTTGAAGATTTTTCAATGCCATAAACAAAAATTGTAGCTTTGTTTTTCGTTGATGAAACTTTTTCCCTGATTTCATTTACTAAATCGCTGGAATTTTCGTCTAATTGAATGTTGATTATTTTTGTATTAAGGATTTCAAGCCTTTTTTCCAATTCATTGTATAATTCTGTCCTTAAAACCGGCTCATTGCAAAGTACAAATGCAATAGCTCCATCTTTTGAAAGAGTTATTAAGGTAACCAGTTCATCCAATTTGCTTAGTTGTTCTTGATTAAGTTCCATTTTAGTCGCTGATTAATCCCTTTTCAGTTAACAATGATTTTACGATTGGATTTACATCGCACCAATCAGTATCATTCCTGTATTCCAGAACACTTAGATTGTGCAACAACCTGACAAGCCCCTGGTCCCTCTTTAATTCTTTGGAAGTATAAATGTCCTTCAATATTGTGTAATCTTCCTCGCTAATCTGTCCCCTGTACAGGTTCCTTATATCATTTACTACAGTAATTGCAATTTCTTTGTCTATCTTATTTTTCCCTCTGGTGATCGCCCTGATAGAAGAATCACGTATTATTCTGATCAATTCCCTTACCAATCCACCGCTCATCCTGATAATATACTCCATTGCATCTTTTTCAATAAGTTCTAAAGGTGCTCTTCTACTTACAACATCTATCAAAATTTTTTCACCTTTCTTATATGTACTCCCATCCTTGTTCATGATTTTTACATTGGGATGCATACTGACTTTATCGAAATTTATAACTATCTGGCTGAACTTTTCATCATTTTTTAGTGCTATCGGGAATGTATAAATTATTTTTCCAAGCGGTTGGACCAATTGGGTTCCATGCTTATAAAAAATATCAATAGCCTTAACCGGATCGGTTTTTTCAAGGTTATCAATAACTATCAATACCTGTTTATCCGTTGTTCTTTCGATTTCAGTAATTACATCATTAATTATGTTTATAAGTTCTGAAACTTTAGGTTCGATTTTATTACGGATCACTGTTTTTGAGCTTGTTTCAGTTTTGATTTTTTTCATTAAAGTCAGGAAAAGTATAGATATTTTCGCTGAAATTCCACCGCTGTCTGTCTCTTT
This region of Candidatus Methanoperedens sp. genomic DNA includes:
- a CDS encoding fibronectin-binding domain-containing protein, with the protein product MKQEMSSVDVAALVRELHPRLLDAKITKIYQHSPDEIRIGLHIFKEGRTNLVIEAGKRFHLTKYPEIAPKFPQSFPMLLRKHLTGGRITDVSQYDFDRIIEMHIQRGEDKTILIIELFSRGNIVLLNSEKQIILPLKSISFRDRKVRGGEPYELPQAQISPITATEDQLKEMFAHSDADIVRTVATKMNIGGQYAEELCIRAGISKNTPAKDIKDLSSLQNALQDVFKPLNTELKPQIILKDGVKIDVLPFPISVYEKNEKISFSTFNEALDEYFSSEAKKKNEAIKVVKAAKEEKTSSYEYRLQKQILALAKFREDEQKLVHKGELIYAHYQTCDGILKVINNAREKGYSWDDIKNILKKSDIPEAKVIKSINPGKGLINVLLDNEEVELDVRLTVTQNSQVYYDKSKKLSGKIKGALAAIEDTKKLAGKKEAPKTSKNIQKPKQKWFEQFRWFFSSDGFLVIGGRDAQSNEDIVKKYLQKKDIFFHAHVSGSPAVVIKTEGKDVPETTLLEAAQFTVSYSGIWKSGQVSGDAYWVLPEQVSKTPESGEYVAKGAFVIRGKRNYFKDVMLGAALGLELGEEKRLTGGPLSAVKKTAQFVIEVEPGEFNQNDISKKIYRLLNEKFEDKKLIKTIASPDRIAMFLPPGSSRIKE
- a CDS encoding tetratricopeptide repeat protein, with protein sequence MELNQEQLSKLDELVTLITLSKDGAIAFVLCNEPVLRTELYNELEKRLEILNTKIINIQLDENSSDLVNEIREKVSSTKNKATIFVYGIEKSSKAVTSSGKSAFLTKLNIMREEFSNINQPVIIWSNEATLSKIAIEAPDFWSWRTTVFEFRMEKATQPFEKTERIVESELENLTVDELNERYKQYSELLEEYKNKNIVDDYKFADWYLKLGMIHYLRGEYDEALEKYKQSLEIDEKLGDQQGIAANLNNIAVILANKCEYDEALETYKQLMEIIEKFGDHEGLALALNNIALIHQTKGEYNEALEKYNQSMEIDKKLGDQRGIAQTLHNIAVIHQKKGEYDEALEKYRQSMEINKKLGNQRGIAQTLHNIATIHKIKGEYDEALEEYKQSMEIDKKLGDQRGIAQTLHMIAMIHQDKGEYNEAFEKYNQSTEVYKKIGDLHGLAYTFAQMGLLYSQMGKKEEAIESTQKALEIFEKIGLENEARKAKDQIKKMHL